From Caldivirga sp., one genomic window encodes:
- a CDS encoding ABC transporter substrate-binding protein, translating into MNNIYVVHAQQSYPTYNMYMAAPWYYTLVTPWPAPWWNPWATGNILFFTGTWMPIADYNDPTGQWWPVLAENWTVFPENHTLIIYFRHDIYWFNGTAVIPFTAWDVYAWFYIGDKAFGSWEPWLMPQNADKDLIVINNYTLSIHFDYWSATGYYWLLMSWIPNTPWPVWKNVVMELKTMSTSEALKFGSANITEMVVPYWGLSPYYVTSVSGGYVIVKLEPDYFNGVPLLAEWDKIIPFHTWQYYPQITINIGLSGGLTQLVSLAISGQPYFIHTWYPAVSYMQVLESHGYMIPLLPDISIEGVALPTYYPFNIPQVRQAFLYIINRTEAATAWGPSWLITPVYINVPAPEPNVVSGLWLTFPEDIRAMVVNFTQPNWTKAADLLESAGLYYKNGQWYLPNGTPLTLTLYANSGAHPAWLKAAQVDALTLTNFGIKTTVVTVESSTYSSQLTSCQLPDTATDWFYAGSNKGGVDQSWIYYDYAYGTAPALYPSAWCIPGRTTPFAYPIVQNGQITGWYCKPLITNLPIPNNTIVWCVNSTFGYFNFSNWIAAISAAVPGTSTYYDLVKAYFAWFEYWVPGVEQFEAQIAYAFPKSMVDPMWAYTCINYSNPQYTRAAYALLHNWAMGWGWDGFYPGFNTWLFMGAFAPPGVIPPLAEAIINGSLWTNPYFHKWAVLIGLPNPDPQLQQCVASYFHT; encoded by the coding sequence ATGAATAATATATATGTGGTTCATGCTCAGCAGTCTTATCCTACGTATAATATGTATATGGCTGCTCCATGGTACTATACTCTTGTTACTCCTTGGCCTGCTCCTTGGTGGAATCCATGGGCTACTGGAAATATTCTGTTCTTCACTGGTACTTGGATGCCTATTGCTGATTATAATGATCCTACTGGCCAATGGTGGCCTGTTTTGGCTGAGAATTGGACTGTTTTCCCTGAGAATCATACTTTGATTATTTATTTTAGGCATGATATATACTGGTTTAATGGTACTGCGGTTATTCCGTTTACTGCATGGGATGTGTATGCGTGGTTTTATATTGGTGATAAGGCTTTCGGGAGTTGGGAGCCTTGGTTAATGCCCCAGAACGCTGACAAGGACTTAATAGTCATAAACAACTACACATTATCAATACACTTCGACTACTGGTCAGCAACAGGGTATTACTGGCTTCTAATGAGCTGGATACCCAACACTCCATGGCCTGTGTGGAAGAATGTAGTAATGGAATTAAAGACCATGAGTACAAGTGAAGCATTGAAATTTGGTTCAGCTAACATAACTGAAATGGTAGTCCCATACTGGGGGCTAAGCCCATACTACGTTACCAGTGTTAGTGGTGGCTATGTCATAGTTAAGCTTGAACCGGATTACTTCAATGGTGTGCCATTATTGGCTGAGTGGGATAAGATAATACCATTCCACACGTGGCAATACTATCCGCAAATAACAATAAACATAGGTTTATCAGGAGGACTAACACAATTAGTATCATTAGCAATAAGTGGCCAACCATACTTCATACACACATGGTACCCAGCAGTATCATACATGCAGGTACTTGAAAGTCACGGTTACATGATACCATTATTGCCTGATATATCAATTGAAGGTGTAGCGCTACCTACATATTATCCGTTTAATATTCCTCAGGTTAGGCAGGCGTTCTTATACATTATTAATAGGACTGAGGCAGCCACCGCATGGGGTCCATCTTGGCTTATAACGCCAGTTTATATTAATGTTCCAGCGCCTGAACCCAATGTTGTTTCTGGTCTTTGGTTGACTTTCCCTGAGGATATTAGGGCTATGGTTGTTAACTTCACTCAACCAAACTGGACCAAGGCAGCTGATCTCCTAGAGTCAGCGGGCCTATACTACAAGAATGGGCAATGGTACCTACCAAACGGAACACCACTAACCTTAACACTATACGCTAATAGTGGTGCTCATCCTGCGTGGTTAAAGGCAGCTCAGGTTGATGCATTAACATTAACTAACTTTGGGATTAAGACTACTGTTGTTACTGTTGAGTCAAGTACATATAGTTCTCAGCTCACGAGCTGTCAATTACCTGATACCGCTACTGATTGGTTCTATGCGGGTTCGAATAAGGGTGGCGTTGACCAATCATGGATATATTATGATTATGCCTATGGTACAGCCCCAGCATTATATCCTTCAGCTTGGTGTATTCCAGGTCGTACAACACCCTTCGCTTACCCCATTGTCCAAAATGGCCAGATTACTGGTTGGTATTGCAAGCCATTAATCACCAATTTGCCAATACCTAACAATACTATTGTATGGTGTGTGAATTCGACGTTTGGCTACTTCAACTTCTCAAACTGGATAGCTGCAATATCTGCTGCAGTACCAGGTACATCAACATACTATGACCTAGTTAAAGCGTATTTTGCATGGTTTGAATATTGGGTGCCAGGTGTGGAGCAATTTGAGGCTCAGATTGCCTACGCATTCCCAAAGAGTATGGTTGACCCAATGTGGGCATACACGTGCATCAACTACAGTAACCCACAGTACACTAGGGCTGCATATGCATTACTTCATAATTGGGCTATGGGTTGGGGTTGGGATGGATTTTATCCAGGGTTTAACACATGGCTATTCATGGGTGCTTTTGCTCCTCCTGGTGTTATTCCACCGTTGGCTGAGGCTATTATTAATGGTTCATTGTGGACTAATCCGTACTTCCATAAGTGGGCTGTTTTAATAGGCTTACCTAACCCTGATCCTCAGTTGCAGCAGTGCGTTGCCTCATACTTCCACACAA
- a CDS encoding helix-turn-helix domain-containing protein, producing the protein MVLMLKVMLHHYGDWTELTEKYPITVYNPYFIPLQGANINLEVFRINRRLSEVTKSFIDELKGKYSGIIKVVNIIPSAKFTDLIIYANYGFSVKSVFVDNRAFVVSSKYSDGLEHFTVMLTNNGMANEALRDISSRLKEKANVLLFTYKRINEVHANNSELTPIEHEVLVKAVERGYFDYPRKVNLADLARELNLSKATVDFHLRRAVKKIVNKYVNGTDT; encoded by the coding sequence ATGGTACTGATGCTTAAGGTTATGCTTCATCATTATGGTGATTGGACCGAGTTAACTGAGAAGTATCCTATAACTGTGTATAACCCCTACTTCATTCCCCTTCAGGGTGCTAATATTAATCTTGAGGTTTTCAGGATAAATAGGAGGCTTAGTGAGGTCACTAAATCATTCATCGATGAGCTTAAGGGTAAGTATAGTGGAATCATTAAGGTTGTTAACATTATCCCCAGTGCTAAATTCACGGATCTCATAATCTATGCTAACTATGGGTTCAGTGTTAAGTCTGTTTTTGTTGATAATAGGGCCTTTGTTGTGTCCTCTAAGTACAGTGATGGCTTGGAGCACTTCACAGTTATGTTGACTAATAACGGTATGGCCAATGAAGCCTTAAGGGATATTAGCAGTAGGCTTAAGGAGAAGGCCAATGTATTATTATTCACGTATAAAAGGATAAATGAAGTACATGCTAATAATAGTGAGTTAACGCCCATTGAGCATGAGGTTCTTGTAAAGGCTGTCGAGAGGGGATACTTCGATTACCCACGTAAGGTTAACTTAGCAGACTTAGCTAGGGAGTTAAACTTATCCAAGGCTACTGTAGACTTCCACCTCAGGAGGGCTGTTAAAAAGATTGTTAATAAATATGTGAATGGAACAGACACCTAA